GATGGCTGAGCCCGGCAGCCAGAAGCCTGCGCCCGTGCAGGAGAACCCCAGCTTCGTGAAGCTGGCGATGCGCAACATGGTGCGCAAGGGCCGCCAGAGCCTGGTGCACTTCGGCCTGACGGCCGTGGGGCTGCTGGCCTTCCTGGTGCTGATCGCCTGGCTGGGCCGCCCCCAGCTGCCCGGGGGCTGAGCGGT
This portion of the Cyanobium sp. NIES-981 genome encodes:
- a CDS encoding DUF3285 domain-containing protein, which encodes MAEPGSQKPAPVQENPSFVKLAMRNMVRKGRQSLVHFGLTAVGLLAFLVLIAWLGRPQLPGG